The Corynebacterium halotolerans YIM 70093 = DSM 44683 region GACGCTGATCTACGCCGCCTTCGAGGGGCTGTTCGTGGGCGGCATCTCCGTCATCTTCTCCGGTGCCGTGGTCGGCGAATCCGACGCCGGCGCCCTGATCGGACAGGCCATCCTCGGTACCGTCGGTGTCTTCCTCGGCATGCTCTTCGTCTACAAGACCGGTGCCGTGAAGGTCACCCCGAAGTTCAACCGCATCCTGACCGGCGCGCTGGTCGGCGTGCTGGTGCTGGCTCTGGGCAACCTGCTGCTGGCCCTGTTCACCGGGGCAAACCCGCTGCGTGACGGCGGCATGCTCGCCATCATCTTCTCCCTGGTGTGCATCGGCTTGGCGGCCCTGAGCTTCCTCACCGACTTCGATGCCGCGGACAAGATGATCCGCGCCGGCGCCCCCTCCAAGATGGCCTGGGGCGTGGCACTGGGCCTGGCCGTCACCCTGGTCTGGCTCTACACCGAGATCCTGCGCCTGCTGTCGTACTTCCGCGGCGACTAACCTCCCCGGACACACCCAGCGCGACCGAAGAACCCGCCCCCCGATACCGGGGGAGGCGGGTTTTCCCGTCGGTACGCCCGGAGGCGGGCAACCGGCCGGGCACGGCAAAACCCGCGCCTCCCCGGAGAGGGGAGGCGCGGGTTTTGCGCCGGGTGGGCGGGTCAGGTCCGCCCGCCGTCGTGCCGTTACTACGGGGTGACGGGCACGCCGTCGACGGTGATTTCGCTGAACACCAGACCCTGCGGGCTGACGATCGGGGTGGACAGAACGACATCGACGTTCTCCTGCTCACCCTCCGGGGTCTGGCGGGTGCCGGTGCCGGTGGCCTGCTGCTGGCCCCAGTCCTCCCAGTCGATCTCAATGAGCTGGTCGGAGGCGTCAGCGCAGTCCAGGGTGATGGTGCCCGGCTCCTGGACGGGAGTGGCGACACAGTTGATGAAGCCCGGGACCTCTGCATCCGTCGCGGCGCCGTCCACCGGACTGACGGTCGTCGGGGCGCCGGCACCGGTGGTGATCGCCTCGGGGGAATCGTCACCGGGGCTGTACGGACCGTTGTACTCGGTGGCGGTGTTGACCTTCTCGTCGGACGGGTTCTCGTTCGGCGGCACGCACGCTGCCAGTGCCAGAGCGGTGACGGCGGCGGCACCTGCCGCGGCGATCTGACGGATGCTGAAGGTGGTCATCGGGTTACTCGTCCTTACTGTCGATGCTGCACGGTTGGCGCGGTAGTGGGGCTACCGCGCCGACCAGAGGTTCATGGAGGAAGATTAGTCGTTCGACCGCGGGGTGGCGGCCAACTGGGAATCGTAGGGTGCAGCCGAGACGATGGTCACCGAGATGGTGTTGCCGTTCGGGGCGGTGTACTCGCGGGTCTCACCCTCCTGGGCGCCGACGACGGCGGCGCCGAGCGGGGACTGCTCGGAGTAGGTCTCGAGATCCGGGTTGTCGGTGGCGGCGGCGCGGGTGCCGATCAGGAAGGTCTCCTTCTCGTCCTTGTCGCCGTTGTAGTAGACGTGCACGACCGAACCGACGAGGGCGACGCCCTCGACGACGCCCTCACGCTCGGTGGTGGCGTTCGCCAGAATCTCGGAGATCTGCTTGATGCGGGCCTCCTCCTGATCCTGCATCTCGCGGGCGGCGTCGTAGCCGGCGTTCTCCTTGAGGTCGCCCTCCTCGCGGCGCTCGTTGATCTCGGCGGCGACGACGGGGCGGTGGTCGATGAGCGCCTGGAGCTCCTCCTCGAGCTTGGCCTTGGTCTCGGGGGTGATGTACTGCTTCTTCGGCTCTGCCATGTTGCAACCTTCCCTGGGGGATCGGCGGGGCAGCAGGGAGGTGGCCCCCCGATGACACCCGCCGGATTCGTCAATGACGCCGACCGAACACGCGAACGCCAGCTGAGGTGGGGATTCTCCGGATGGGAACCCGTCTCAGTTGGCGTTAAGGCGCAGGTCAGCCGACGTTTCCGTTGTGGTCCCGGATTCTAGCACAGTGATACCCGGCGGTCGTGACACGGTGCCGCCCCGTGGCCCCGGTGGTTACCGGGCGGCGGCAGCGGCGGCGACGTCGAGATGCCTGGGCATGTTCGTGGAGCAGCCGTACGTGCCACCGGAGACGGGGTAGTCGCGGGTCGGCACGTCCACCTGGACGCGTTCGATGCCCTCCCCGCCCGGAGGCATGATGATCTCGCGGCGGCCGACCTCGGCCATGGCGTAGTTGATCGCCGTGACGATGCAGTAGGAGGGCACGGAGGTGTCGTCGCGGCTGACGTCCACCCACAGCCGCATCGTGTCGTCGTCGATCCGCTCGTAGGAGGCCATGGACACGGACACCTCGGCCGAGCCGCGGTTCGTCATGAAGTTGCCCACCGCGAAGACGATGCCCACCAGGAGGACGACGCCCAGAATCGCGACGACCTTGCCACCGATGCCGCGCGGCTTGCGGGGGGTCCGGTCCACGCCGTAACGGGATTCGGGGCGGTTCGCGGCGGGAGTCGTCATCATCTACCTCGGGCATACGTGATGGGGTGGGGGGGGGGAGTGTCGCGCCTAATCCTATCGGACGCACCGACATGTATGACCTGTGGCCGCGACCTACTAGGATGGGCGGATGAAGACTCAAGGCAGGTACCGACGGAAGGATGGGGACACGTGAGCGGACTCCGACTGCTGGCGATCCATGCGCACCCGGATGACGAGGCGTCGAAGGGTGCGGCGACCACGGCGAAGTACGCCGCAGAGGGCAACCGCGTCGTGGTGGTGACCTGCACCGGTGGCGAACGCGGCTCGATCCTCAACCCGGCCATGGACAAGCCCGGCGTGCTGGAGAACATGATCGAGATCCGCCGCGAGGAGATGCGCCAGGCCGCCGAGGCGCTCGGCATCGAGCACGTCTGGCTCGGGCACATCGACTCCGGCCTGCCGCAGGGTGACCCGCTGCCGCCGCTGCCGGAGGGGTGCTTCGCCCTGGAGGAGGGCGCCGAGGTGGCCAGGGAGCTCGTCGGCGTCATCCGCGAGGTTCGTCCGCACGTGATCATCACCTACGACGAAAACGGCGGCTACCCCCACCCGGATCACCTCAAGGTCCACGAGGCCTCCATGATCGCCTGGGAGCGCGCCGGTGACCCGGAGTTCGCCCCCGGCACCGGCGAGCCGTGGACGCCGCTGAAGCTGTACTACACCCACGGTTTCGTCCGCCAGCGCATGCAGCTGTTCCACGACCTGCTCATCCGGGAGGGCAAGACCAGCCCCTACGGCCCGATGCTCGAACGCTGGGAGCGCAACCGCGCCGACATCATGGCCCGGGTGACCACCCAGGTGGACTGCGCGGAGTACTTCCCGAACCGGGATGCGGCGCTGCGGGCCCACGCCACCCAGATCGACCCGGCCGGCGCGTTCCTGGCCACCCCCACGGAGGTCCAGCAGGAGCTGTGGCCCACCGAGGAATTCGAGCTCGCCGCCACCCGCGTGACCACCTCCATCCCGGAGGACGACCTGTTCGCAGGCGTCAACCCTTAACCCCTGAAGCCCACCTCGGCGCGAAGGAAGAAACAACGTGTCTGCCCCCGTCATTGCCCACCTCAACCTCGCTGCACAGAGCGCGTTCGACACCGCCTCCGTGCTGGCGCAGCAGCAGCAGGGCGGTCCGCTCGGACCCGAGTTCGGCAAGGCCTCGCCGATCGGGATTCTCATCCTCGCCGCGCTCGGCGTCGCCATCCTGATGGCCGGCTGGGCGTTCCACCGCCGCTACTCCCGGTTCAACCGCCGCCGCCGGTTCGCCGAGGAGCACGGCCTCGACGTCTTCGACGAGGAGGCCGTCGACCGCGCGATGGAGCAGGCGGGGCTCCTCGACCGCCGGAAGAAAACCTGGTTCTGATCCCGCTTCCCACATTCCGTGCTACACTCTTATCCATGTTCGTTCAGCGATTTTATTTTGGTGAGGCTCCGGGACCTGTTCCCCGCCTCGCCAGGTCGCGTGCCCTGACAGTCACGAGCTAGCGAGCAGACGAACACACCGGAGCCGAGCAGCACCTCCCCGAGAGATCGGGTGGAGGGGCTGCTTTTTTCGTACCCGATACTTTTTTGCTCGCCCCCACCAGCAGGCGGGCACCACATCTCCCGCCCCGACAACACCAGACAGCACCCGAGAAAGGCCCCCTGCACCATGAGTTCCCCGGTTTCCCTGAAGAACGCCGCCTCCACCTCGAATAAGCGCGTCCGCGCCTTCCACGACCTGCCCGCTCCGGAAGAGATCCAGGGCATGCTGCCCCTGTCGGAGTCCCAGGCCGCGAAGGTCGAGGCCGACCGCCAGGAGATCGCCGACATCTTCGCCGGTGACGACGACCGCCTCGTCGTCGTCGTGGGACCCTGCTCCATCCACGACCCGGACGCCGCCCTCGACTACGCCAACCGCCTGGCCCCGCTGGCGGCCCGCCTCGACCGGGACCTGAAGGTGGTCATGCGCGTGTACTTCGAGAAGCCGCGCACCACCGTGGGCTGGAAGGGCCTGATCAACGACCCGCACCTGAACGAGACCTTCGACATCAACCACGGCCTGCAGCTGGCCCGCAAGGTGCTCATCGACGTGGTCAACCTGGACCTGCCGACCGCGTGCGAGTTCCTCGAGCCGAACTCCCCGCAGTACTACGCCGACGCCGTGGCCTGGGGGGCGATCGGGGCGCGGACCACCGAGTCCCAGGTCCACCGCCAGCTGGCCTCCGGGATGTCCATGCCCATCGGCTTCAAGAACGGCACCGACGGCAACGTCCAGGTCGCCGTCGATGCGGTGGCGGCAGCGGCGGAGCCGCACTTCTTCTTCGGCACCTCTGACGGCGGTCGACCCGCCGTTGTGGAGACCGCCGGCAACAGCAACTGCCACGTCATCCTGCGCGGCGGCACCACCGGCCCCAACTTCGACGCGGAGTCGGTCGCCGCGGCCGTCGGCAAGATCGGGGCGGACGCCCGCCTGATGATCGACGCCTCGCACGCCAACTCCGGCAAGGACCACGTCCGTCAGGCCCGGGTCGTGGCGGACGTCGCCGCCCAGGTCGCCGACGGCAACGCCGCGATCGCCGGCGTGATGCTGGAGTCCTTCCTGGTGGGCGGCGCCCAGTCCCTGGATTCCGCGAAGCTGGAGTGCAACGGCGGCGAGGGGCTGGTCTACGGCCAGTCCATCACCGACAAGTGCATGGACATCGACACCACCGTCGACCTGCTCGGCGAGCTGGCCGCCGCGGTGCGCGCCCGCCGCGCCGCGGCGGTGGGGGAGTAACCCGCCCACGGCTCACCGAACGAGCGGGCGGGCAGGCACGCTAGAATCAGCCGTGTGAACATCCTGCCCCGCCTGCTGTACCCGCTCTACGAGGCCCGCCTGCTCCGCGAGCTGAAGGGCGCGCGGCAGCCGAAGCACATCGCCATCATGGCGGACGGCAACCGACGGTGGGCGCGGGAGGCCGGTTTCACCGACATTAGCCACGGACACCGGGCGGGCGCGAAGAAGATCGGTGAGATGGTCCGCTGGTGCGAGGAGACCGAGGTCGAGGTCGTCACCGTCTACCTGCTGTCGACGGAGAACCTGCGCCGTGAACCCGAGGAGCTGCAGCTGCTGTTCGACATCATCGTCGACGTCGTCGCCGAGCTCGCCCACGGCGACCACGACTGCCGGGTGCGCCTGGTAGGGCACCTGGACCTGCTGCCGACCGACGTCTCCCGGCGGCTGCGGGAGGCGGCCGAGGGCACCGAGGAACGCACTGGGGTGTGCGTGAACATCGCCGTCGGCTACGGCGGGCGCCAGGAGATCGTCGACGCCGTGCAGGGACTGATCGCCGAGGAGGTGGCCGCCGGCACCCCGGCCGGGGAACTGGCCGACAAGGTCACCGTCGACTCGTTGGCCACCCACCTGTACACCTCCGGCCAGCCGGATCCGGACCTGGTCATCCGCACCTCCGGCGAGCAGCGCCTGTCCGGCTTCCTGCTGTGGCAGGCCGCCTACTCGGAGATCTGGTTCACCGAGACCTACTGGCCGGCCTTCCGCCGCATCGACTTCCTGCGCGCGCTGCGCGACTACTCGATGCGCTCCCGCCGCTTCGGAAAATGAAAGGAGCCCCGCAACCGTGAGCGCCACCGTCCTCTACGACACCTCCTACGGATCCACCCGTCAGTACGCGGAGGAACTCGCCCGCCGCCTGGGCACCACCGCACAACAGCTGGCCGAGGCCGCGCCCGCCGAGCTCACGGCCGGCACCGGCCCGCTCATCGTGCTCTCCCCGGTGCACGGCCCCTCGATCCCGGCCGCCGCCTTCGTGGCGAAACACGATCTGGGACCGCGCCCGGTGGCCGTGTGCGCGGTGGGAATGACACTGATCGATGAGGCCCGCCGGAAGGACCAGATGGCCGGGATGCTCTCCGACAGGCCGGAGGTGGCCCGCTTCTACCTGCCGGGGCGCCTCGCGTACTCCACGATGAACCGCAGACACCGGATGATCATGTGGGGCATCATCAAGGCGCTCAAGGCCAAGCCGGAATCCGCCCGCAGCGCCAACGACCGGGCCATGATCGACTCCTTCGACCGCGACACCGACCGGGTGGACCTGGCGGAGCTCGACGCCGTCGTGGAGTGGGCGCAGGTCTGACGCGGTTCCTACTCGTCGGCCGGACTGTCCGGATCCTGGTCATGCGCCCGGATGATCGCGGGCAGCAGACCCGGGAACCGGTCCTCCAGATCCCGGTGGCGCAGTGAATTGAGGATCGCGGTGCCCTCCCGGCGCTGCTGAATCAGCCCGGCCTCCCGCAGCACCCGGAAGTGGTGGGTGGCCGTGGACTTGCTCACGGGCAGATCCAGCGCCAGGCACGGCAGCTCCCGCCAGCCGTCCCACGCGGAACGCCGGGCCAGCTTGTGGACGATCCTCCTCCGCACCGGATCCGCCAACGCGGAGAGCACCCCGTCCAGGGTCAGCTCTCTGACGGCCGGGTGCTCGAGTTCACGCATAGCGGACATTCTCCCACACGCCCGTGCGGACCGGGCGTCAGATCTTGCGCATGCGCACCCGCTCGACCAGGTGGTCGGCGCCCTTGGTCAGCACCAGGGAGGCCCGCACCCGGGTCGGCAGGATGTTCTCCACCAGGTTCGGCAGGTTGATCGACTGCCAGATCTCCCGGGCCTCGGCGGTGGCCTTCGTGTCACCCATGTCGGCGAAGTGCGAGAAGTGCGCGCCGGGCTCCCGGAAGGCGGTGGAGCGCAGTTGCAGGAAACGGTCGATGTACCACCGCTCGATGTCCTCCGTGCGGGCGTCGACGTAGACGGAGAAGTCGAACAGGTCCGAGACCATCAGGGTCGGCCCGGTCTGCAGCACGTTCAGCCCCTCGAGGATGAGGATGTCCGGCTGCGTGATCGTCTGCACCTGACCCGGCACCCGGTCGTAGCGGGTGTGGGAGTACACCGGCGCGTCCACCTCGGGGCGACCCGACTTCACGTCGGTGACGAAGCGCAGCAGGGCGCGCTGGTCGTAGGACTCCGGGAACCCCTTGCGCTTCATCAGGCCGCGCCGGTTGAGCTCGGCCGCCGGGTGGAGGAAACCATCGGTGGTCACCAGTCCCACTCGGGGGTGGGACTCCCACCGCTGCAGCAGCACCTGGAGCAGACGGGCGGTGGTGGACTTGCCGACGGCCACCGAGCCGGCCACCCCGATGATGAACGGCACGTGCCCCGGGTTGTTGCCCAGGAAGGTCTCGGTAGCGGTGGTCAGTTTCTGCCGCGCGCTCACCTGGAGATGGATGAGCCGGCTCAGCGGCAGGTAGACCTCGGCGACCTCGTCAAGGTCGATGTTCTCGCCGATACCACGCAGTTGCGCCAGCTCACTCTCGGTGAGGACCTGGGGCATGGATTTACGCAGACCACGCCAGGAGGCGCGGTCGAAATCCAGGTAGGGGCTGGTGTCCTTGGGGCGGGCCATGCACCCATTGTCTCACCTGCCCGCAGGCCACCCGTGGTGGCGGTGGGGAAACAGGGGGTACCGGGACCGGCGGGAAGGTAAGCTCAAGCACCGTATGCCGCACCCGCAGGATGAGGCGGGTGGCGGCGCGTCGATCAACGAAAGGCTGGACGAAACGCCCATGACCGCAGCTGATGTCCGATACCAGGAGCTCGCCCAGCTCGACCCGGAGGTGGCGCGCGCCATCGACGGTGAGCTGGCGCGCCAGCGAGAGACCCTCGAGATGATCGCCTCCGAGAACTTCGTGCCGCGTGCCGTGCTGCAGGCGCAGGGCTCGGTCTTCACCAACAAGTACGCCGAGGGCTACCCGGGCCGCCGTTACTACGGTGGTTGCGAGCACGCCGACGTCGTCGAGGATCTGGCCCGCGACCGCGCCAAGGAGCTCTTCGGCGCCGACTTCGCCAACGTCCAGCCGCACTCCGGTGCCCAGGCGAACGCGGCCGTGCTGCACGCCCTGGCCAGCCCCGGCGACAAGATCATGGGGCTGTCCCTGGCCCACGGCGGCCACCTGACCCACGGCATGAAGATCAACTTCTCCGGCAAGCTCTACGAGGTCATCGCCTACGAGGTCGATCCGGAGACCATGCGCATCGACATGGACCGCGTCCGCGAGCAGGCCCTGGCCGAGCGCCCGAAGGTGCTCATCGCCGGCTGGTCCGCCTATCCGCGCACCATCGACTTCGAGGCCTTCCGCTCCATCGCCGACGAGGTCGGCGCCTACCTGTGGACCGACATGGCGCACTTCGCCGGCCTGGTCGCCGCGGAC contains the following coding sequences:
- a CDS encoding Bax inhibitor-1/YccA family protein, with the protein product MRSSNPVMNSLSGAKGGAQRGAYQAGYPQQGYQDPYAGYGRPVAPTDDRPMTVDDVVSKTGMTLGVIILLALVNFGISLFNPGLAMLLTVVGAIGGLITVLVGTFGKKYGSAAVTLIYAAFEGLFVGGISVIFSGAVVGESDAGALIGQAILGTVGVFLGMLFVYKTGAVKVTPKFNRILTGALVGVLVLALGNLLLALFTGANPLRDGGMLAIIFSLVCIGLAALSFLTDFDAADKMIRAGAPSKMAWGVALGLAVTLVWLYTEILRLLSYFRGD
- a CDS encoding DUF4307 domain-containing protein; the encoded protein is MMTTPAANRPESRYGVDRTPRKPRGIGGKVVAILGVVLLVGIVFAVGNFMTNRGSAEVSVSMASYERIDDDTMRLWVDVSRDDTSVPSYCIVTAINYAMAEVGRREIIMPPGGEGIERVQVDVPTRDYPVSGGTYGCSTNMPRHLDVAAAAAAR
- a CDS encoding ArsR/SmtB family transcription factor, whose amino-acid sequence is MRELEHPAVRELTLDGVLSALADPVRRRIVHKLARRSAWDGWRELPCLALDLPVSKSTATHHFRVLREAGLIQQRREGTAILNSLRHRDLEDRFPGLLPAIIRAHDQDPDSPADE
- the glyA gene encoding serine hydroxymethyltransferase → MTAADVRYQELAQLDPEVARAIDGELARQRETLEMIASENFVPRAVLQAQGSVFTNKYAEGYPGRRYYGGCEHADVVEDLARDRAKELFGADFANVQPHSGAQANAAVLHALASPGDKIMGLSLAHGGHLTHGMKINFSGKLYEVIAYEVDPETMRIDMDRVREQALAERPKVLIAGWSAYPRTIDFEAFRSIADEVGAYLWTDMAHFAGLVAADLHPSPVPHSDVVSTTIHKTLGGPRSGMILSRQDYAKKLNSAVFPGQQGGPLMHVIAAKAVALKIAATEEFRDRQARTLEGARILAERLTGEDCRAAGVDVLTGGTDVHLVLADLRNSEMDGQQAEDLLHEVGITVNRNAVPFDPRPPAVSSGLRIGTPALATRGLDAEAFTEVADIIGTALAQGRGVDVEALRARVTRLTEQYPLYEGLEDWKLR
- the mca gene encoding mycothiol conjugate amidase Mca, with translation MSGLRLLAIHAHPDDEASKGAATTAKYAAEGNRVVVVTCTGGERGSILNPAMDKPGVLENMIEIRREEMRQAAEALGIEHVWLGHIDSGLPQGDPLPPLPEGCFALEEGAEVARELVGVIREVRPHVIITYDENGGYPHPDHLKVHEASMIAWERAGDPEFAPGTGEPWTPLKLYYTHGFVRQRMQLFHDLLIREGKTSPYGPMLERWERNRADIMARVTTQVDCAEYFPNRDAALRAHATQIDPAGAFLATPTEVQQELWPTEEFELAATRVTTSIPEDDLFAGVNP
- a CDS encoding 3-deoxy-7-phosphoheptulonate synthase is translated as MSSPVSLKNAASTSNKRVRAFHDLPAPEEIQGMLPLSESQAAKVEADRQEIADIFAGDDDRLVVVVGPCSIHDPDAALDYANRLAPLAARLDRDLKVVMRVYFEKPRTTVGWKGLINDPHLNETFDINHGLQLARKVLIDVVNLDLPTACEFLEPNSPQYYADAVAWGAIGARTTESQVHRQLASGMSMPIGFKNGTDGNVQVAVDAVAAAAEPHFFFGTSDGGRPAVVETAGNSNCHVILRGGTTGPNFDAESVAAAVGKIGADARLMIDASHANSGKDHVRQARVVADVAAQVADGNAAIAGVMLESFLVGGAQSLDSAKLECNGGEGLVYGQSITDKCMDIDTTVDLLGELAAAVRARRAAAVGE
- the greA gene encoding transcription elongation factor GreA, whose product is MAEPKKQYITPETKAKLEEELQALIDHRPVVAAEINERREEGDLKENAGYDAAREMQDQEEARIKQISEILANATTEREGVVEGVALVGSVVHVYYNGDKDEKETFLIGTRAAATDNPDLETYSEQSPLGAAVVGAQEGETREYTAPNGNTISVTIVSAAPYDSQLAATPRSND
- a CDS encoding flavodoxin domain-containing protein, with protein sequence MSATVLYDTSYGSTRQYAEELARRLGTTAQQLAEAAPAELTAGTGPLIVLSPVHGPSIPAAAFVAKHDLGPRPVAVCAVGMTLIDEARRKDQMAGMLSDRPEVARFYLPGRLAYSTMNRRHRMIMWGIIKALKAKPESARSANDRAMIDSFDRDTDRVDLAELDAVVEWAQV
- the coaA gene encoding type I pantothenate kinase — encoded protein: MARPKDTSPYLDFDRASWRGLRKSMPQVLTESELAQLRGIGENIDLDEVAEVYLPLSRLIHLQVSARQKLTTATETFLGNNPGHVPFIIGVAGSVAVGKSTTARLLQVLLQRWESHPRVGLVTTDGFLHPAAELNRRGLMKRKGFPESYDQRALLRFVTDVKSGRPEVDAPVYSHTRYDRVPGQVQTITQPDILILEGLNVLQTGPTLMVSDLFDFSVYVDARTEDIERWYIDRFLQLRSTAFREPGAHFSHFADMGDTKATAEAREIWQSINLPNLVENILPTRVRASLVLTKGADHLVERVRMRKI
- a CDS encoding isoprenyl transferase; amino-acid sequence: MNILPRLLYPLYEARLLRELKGARQPKHIAIMADGNRRWAREAGFTDISHGHRAGAKKIGEMVRWCEETEVEVVTVYLLSTENLRREPEELQLLFDIIVDVVAELAHGDHDCRVRLVGHLDLLPTDVSRRLREAAEGTEERTGVCVNIAVGYGGRQEIVDAVQGLIAEEVAAGTPAGELADKVTVDSLATHLYTSGQPDPDLVIRTSGEQRLSGFLLWQAAYSEIWFTETYWPAFRRIDFLRALRDYSMRSRRFGK